One genomic region from Cellulomonas fengjieae encodes:
- a CDS encoding EH signature domain-containing protein, with translation MRTTLLDLPAPSLTLPPWSRAVHTTWSRRAERASALSRGAGTGRHFEVLLSEARSLLEAGDTDRIVGRAGDRRFLRAVLTVWNDDADLARRTMVPSLLGAMRPSGGYSRLTTITAAVLLFEHFDTLDEWHHGLFDALCTFVRDAVATQTVRRTSDLVEVLRSCDALLLEREGPRRLADHLVTVRSEPVLWFKENHLGSYADSRLGRVIRDAFYLAWIAAVDAERGEHRYLRHITSEVVARQRSETTDADGRYFGHHVLEALTAKQTRHPSASWLEAVLAIGGDPRMRETDEWQRWWPGVSSSGLTRATRWMQGVNLTAFLDGVEAYARNTYNSDMQRMLERRRRFLTGLYEQDRIDDVRLILGDDIRTWIRRNVPAAAQGDISRLSDTDRQETAVIYVECDTFSLVEGSHNFKLHVYAGGQLPELSDRRTTSFSAGELRIAIPNRFQRTHGEANFDAFAHDIAGAWLRKALDFLRSRGVRLDERALMTAPDYTELAIRRARIF, from the coding sequence ATGAGGACCACACTGCTCGATCTTCCGGCTCCGAGCCTGACCCTGCCGCCTTGGAGTCGTGCAGTGCACACCACGTGGTCGCGGCGGGCCGAACGAGCGTCCGCGCTAAGCCGGGGCGCGGGCACTGGGCGGCATTTCGAAGTGTTGCTTTCGGAGGCGAGGTCGCTGCTCGAGGCCGGCGATACTGATCGGATCGTGGGGCGAGCCGGAGACCGACGGTTCCTGCGAGCCGTGCTCACGGTCTGGAACGACGACGCCGACCTCGCGCGGCGGACGATGGTGCCGTCGCTGTTGGGGGCGATGCGCCCGAGCGGTGGGTACTCCCGGCTCACGACCATCACGGCGGCGGTGCTTCTGTTCGAACACTTCGACACCCTCGACGAGTGGCATCACGGGCTGTTCGATGCCCTCTGCACCTTCGTCCGGGATGCCGTCGCCACGCAGACGGTGCGTCGGACGAGCGATCTCGTGGAGGTGCTGCGGTCCTGCGATGCTCTCCTTCTCGAACGTGAAGGGCCGCGACGGCTGGCGGATCATCTGGTGACGGTCAGGTCCGAGCCCGTCTTGTGGTTCAAGGAGAACCACCTGGGCTCCTACGCCGACAGCCGCCTGGGCCGCGTGATCAGGGATGCGTTCTACCTCGCGTGGATCGCCGCGGTCGACGCCGAGCGTGGCGAGCACCGATATCTCAGACATATCACCTCTGAGGTCGTCGCCCGGCAGCGCAGCGAGACAACCGATGCTGACGGCCGGTACTTCGGACACCACGTGCTGGAGGCGCTGACCGCGAAGCAGACGCGCCATCCGAGTGCGTCGTGGCTTGAGGCGGTGCTCGCGATCGGCGGGGACCCCCGCATGCGCGAAACCGATGAGTGGCAGAGGTGGTGGCCCGGCGTTTCTTCGTCCGGCTTGACGCGAGCAACGCGCTGGATGCAGGGCGTCAATCTGACGGCCTTCCTCGACGGAGTCGAGGCGTACGCGAGGAACACCTACAACAGTGACATGCAGCGCATGCTCGAGCGCCGCCGCCGCTTCCTCACCGGGCTCTATGAGCAGGACCGCATTGATGACGTGCGGCTGATCCTCGGAGACGACATCCGGACTTGGATCCGACGCAACGTTCCTGCCGCGGCCCAGGGTGACATCAGCCGCCTCAGTGACACGGATAGACAGGAAACGGCGGTCATCTACGTGGAGTGCGACACCTTCTCCCTCGTGGAGGGATCCCACAACTTCAAGCTGCACGTGTACGCGGGCGGTCAGCTACCGGAACTCAGCGACCGTCGGACGACCTCGTTCAGCGCCGGTGAACTCCGCATTGCGATTCCGAACCGATTCCAGCGGACGCACGGCGAAGCCAACTTCGACGCGTTCGCACACGACATCGCCGGCGCGTGGCTGAGGAAGGCCTTGGACTTCTTGCGCAGCCGTGGCGTCCGCCTCGACGAAAGGGCCCTGATGACGGCCCCCGACTACACCGAGTTGGCGATCCGCCGAGCCCGGATCTTCTGA